In the Agelaius phoeniceus isolate bAgePho1 chromosome 11, bAgePho1.hap1, whole genome shotgun sequence genome, one interval contains:
- the DNAJB8 gene encoding dnaJ homolog subfamily B member 8: MVDYYRVLGLQKNASQDAIKKSYHKLALKWHPDKNPKNKEEAEKKFKEIVEAYETLSDPQKRLFYDKSIEESRASRERASACYNSFDSHHGFPHQDEFFEDTYPFTCIFLNPFDIGFNGENRQSSSGRGGRPREPFVQRNSFCSSGHPTSFFAENTTGPYGLRTVITTTEVINGKTITTRKIFEDGQETKEVEEDGQLKSLIINGKDYLNS; the protein is encoded by the coding sequence ATGGTAGATTACTACAGGGTCCTTGGACTGCAAAAAAATGCCTCACAGGATGCTATTAAGAAATCCTACCACAAACTGGCATTAAAATGGCATCCTGATAAGAATCCCAAAAACAAGGAGGAAGCTGAGAAGAAATTCAAAGAAATTGTTGAAGCATATGAGACTTTGTCTGACCCTCAGAAGCGATTATTCTATGACAAGTCTAttgaggagagcagagccagcagagagCGAGCTTCGGCGTGTTATAACAGCTTTGATTCTCATCATGGATTCCCCCATCAAGACGAGTTCTTTGAAGACACGTATCCATTTACATGTATTTTCTTGAACCCTTTTGACATTGGATTCAATGGTGAGAACCGGCAGAGCAGCagtggaagaggaggaaggcCCAGAGAGCCGTTTGTGCAACGGAATTCATTCTGTTCCAGCGGGCACCCCACCTCCTTCTTTGCTGAAAACACAACTGGGCCGTATGGTCTCAGAACAGTGATAACCACTACTGAAGTGATCAATGGCAAGACTATCACCACCCGGAAAATCTTTGAGGATGGGCAGGAGACAAAGGAAGTGGAAGAGGATGGCCAGCTGAAGTCTCTAATAATCAATGGGAAAGACTACCTGAATTCTTAA